One segment of bacterium DNA contains the following:
- a CDS encoding prepilin-type N-terminal cleavage/methylation domain-containing protein, whose protein sequence is MKRGKNGFTLLEVLLATVIIALGFIAGSVFFYTNRKNLYSARLERYATWSAIKKIEEIKGKSSVQAGTITENITLGEYNISAERIVSISEDENDALVWKVQVRVRWTGNNEISFYTYLPKQ, encoded by the coding sequence ATGAAGAGAGGTAAGAACGGATTTACCCTGCTTGAGGTTCTTTTAGCAACTGTAATAATTGCACTTGGATTTATCGCGGGTTCTGTATTTTTTTATACCAATAGAAAAAACCTTTATAGTGCTCGCCTTGAAAGATATGCTACATGGTCAGCAATAAAAAAGATTGAGGAAATTAAAGGGAAGAGTTCAGTACAGGCAGGGACGATAACAGAAAATATAACACTGGGAGAATATAATATATCTGCAGAAAGAATAGTGTCTATATCTGAAGATGAAAATGATGCTTTAGTATGGAAAGTACAAGTTAGAGTAAGATGGACTGGAAATAACGAAATATCTTTCTATACCTATCTACCAAAACAATGA
- a CDS encoding tyrosine recombinase: MTYKEILNDFLNHIEIERNLSKNTVAAYRVDLEKFGEFLNINNYKLQEIDSEKITIYILFLKKKGLSSSSIVRTLSAVRSFYRFIAGQGIVKSSNASGFESMKFQRTLPEVLSREEIDILIKNISEHDKLRNLAIIELIYGAGLRVSEVTDIKLEDINFEKKYIKIRGKGNRERIVLINQCALSSIKNYLEKRTNGKISTSIWLFPNRSGKKISRQSIWKLIKKISVYLPSEKRITPHTFRHSFATHLLEGGLDLRIVQELLGHKTLATTEIYTHLNRKHIHSIYKKFHPRA, from the coding sequence ATGACATATAAAGAAATCCTGAATGATTTTCTTAACCATATAGAGATTGAAAGAAACCTTTCAAAGAATACTGTTGCTGCATACAGAGTAGACCTTGAAAAATTCGGAGAATTTTTAAATATAAACAACTATAAACTTCAAGAAATTGACAGTGAAAAAATCACAATATATATTCTCTTTCTCAAGAAAAAAGGGCTTTCTTCATCTTCCATAGTAAGGACACTCTCTGCTGTAAGAAGTTTTTACAGGTTTATAGCAGGGCAGGGGATAGTGAAAAGTTCTAATGCTTCTGGCTTTGAATCTATGAAGTTTCAGAGGACACTACCTGAGGTGTTAAGTAGAGAAGAGATAGATATCCTGATAAAGAACATATCAGAACATGATAAATTGAGAAATCTTGCTATTATTGAACTTATATATGGAGCAGGTCTACGTGTTTCTGAAGTAACAGACATAAAGTTAGAGGATATAAACTTTGAAAAAAAATATATAAAGATAAGAGGAAAAGGCAATAGAGAACGGATTGTGCTTATCAACCAATGCGCTCTTTCCTCTATAAAGAATTATCTTGAAAAACGGACTAACGGTAAGATATCCACATCCATCTGGTTATTTCCTAATAGGAGTGGTAAAAAAATATCCAGGCAGAGTATATGGAAGTTAATTAAAAAAATTTCTGTATATCTTCCATCAGAAAAAAGAATAACCCCGCATACATTCCGCCACTCATTTGCAACACATCTTCTTGAAGGGGGATTGGATTTAAGAATTGTTCAGGAACTACTCGGACATAAAACACTTGCTACCACAGAGATATATACACATCTTAATAGAAAACATATACACTCTATTTATAAGAAGTTCCATCCAAGAGCATAA
- a CDS encoding lactate racemase domain-containing protein, producing the protein MYRGKGSKIEPVSIKELYKIVEDVLYGVKNFSNKNVLVVIPDTTRSGPTDIIFKYIHMVLTPVVKKVDFLIALGTHPPMPEEKVNAFLKITEKDRKTIYKDTSILQHEWDKPEGLAHIGTISAEDMKEISGGLMSEDIPVTINKKVLDYDEVILAGPVFPHEVVGFSGGYKYLFPGISGPDFLHKFHWLGALITNPKINGTKDTPVRRALNKAASLLRVPITLLCYVVKEGDIYGFYGGDVEAWSEAADLSSDLNIKYVERPYRTVLSIAPDMYEDIWTAGKCMYKLEPVVADGGTLIIYAPHVKDVSHTHGKEIEKVGYHTRDYFLKQMDKFKNVSGCILAHSTHVKGIGTFIDGVEKPRIEVVLATGIPEDICKKINLGYMDYRTINMERYKQDIDTLVVEKAGEVLYRLKDGTVPDIDKLYGKF; encoded by the coding sequence ATGTACAGAGGCAAAGGGAGTAAAATAGAACCGGTAAGTATAAAAGAGTTATATAAAATTGTAGAAGATGTCCTTTACGGAGTAAAAAACTTTTCAAATAAAAATGTTCTTGTTGTTATTCCTGATACAACCCGTTCAGGACCTACAGATATTATTTTTAAATATATACATATGGTTCTTACTCCTGTAGTGAAAAAAGTTGATTTTCTTATAGCCCTCGGGACCCATCCCCCAATGCCTGAAGAGAAGGTAAATGCATTTTTAAAGATAACAGAAAAAGATAGAAAGACAATTTATAAAGATACATCTATTTTACAGCATGAATGGGATAAACCTGAAGGGTTAGCACATATAGGAACCATATCTGCGGAGGACATGAAAGAAATTTCTGGTGGGCTAATGTCAGAAGATATCCCTGTTACTATAAACAAAAAAGTTCTTGACTATGACGAAGTTATTCTTGCAGGTCCTGTATTCCCTCACGAAGTTGTTGGATTTTCTGGAGGATATAAATATCTTTTCCCTGGTATATCAGGTCCTGATTTTCTCCATAAATTTCACTGGCTCGGGGCACTTATAACCAATCCAAAAATCAATGGAACAAAAGATACACCTGTAAGAAGGGCGTTGAATAAAGCAGCATCGTTATTAAGAGTTCCTATAACACTTTTATGTTATGTGGTTAAAGAAGGAGATATATATGGTTTTTATGGAGGTGATGTTGAAGCATGGTCAGAAGCAGCAGACCTATCTTCTGATTTGAATATAAAGTATGTTGAAAGACCTTACAGAACAGTGCTTTCTATCGCTCCGGATATGTATGAAGATATCTGGACTGCAGGAAAGTGTATGTATAAACTTGAACCGGTAGTGGCTGATGGAGGAACACTTATTATATATGCTCCTCATGTGAAAGATGTTTCTCACACACATGGTAAAGAGATAGAGAAGGTTGGTTATCACACGAGAGATTATTTTTTAAAACAGATGGATAAATTTAAAAATGTTTCTGGCTGTATCCTTGCCCATTCAACCCATGTAAAGGGTATAGGTACATTTATAGATGGAGTTGAAAAACCCAGAATAGAGGTGGTGCTTGCAACAGGTATACCAGAAGATATATGTAAAAAGATTAATCTCGGATATATGGACTACAGAACGATTAATATGGAGAGATATAAACAAGATATAGATACCCTTGTAGTAGAAAAGGCAGGTGAAGTACTTTACAGATTGAAGGATGGTACTGTCCCGGATATAGATAAACTTTATGGAAAATTTTAA
- the pilM gene encoding pilus assembly protein PilM yields MKWLLGIDVGSYYVKVSEGCIRNGRIILRRIGYFPSPFTNFKDNLNEREQDVFVKALKNFLSQHTISTKTGILSISGTGTVIHYFNIPDLPPGEIESAVQLEMMQVVPGGIRNLEYDYVFLPNGNKKTILFIGYHKDKCDFIISTMQMAGIKPLVMDYDGLAILNSFTYLHAEYEGIIFILNVGYKTTNLVIAEKDKFILVRDLPFGSKNVIDTIALEKNISSEEAEIYIKKGENKNEIKKMIPVVISDLITETRVSIDYFKKITEKTAQSLFLTGGGAFLPGLKESLEKDMNIPTNVWNPLEEIETEIPIPIDIKETGTIFSISLGLILRKIK; encoded by the coding sequence ATGAAATGGTTATTAGGTATAGATGTGGGGTCTTATTATGTAAAGGTATCTGAAGGATGTATAAGAAATGGACGTATAATATTACGACGTATAGGTTATTTTCCTTCTCCATTCACTAATTTTAAAGACAATTTAAATGAAAGAGAACAGGATGTATTTGTTAAAGCACTAAAAAATTTCTTATCTCAGCATACCATATCAACTAAAACAGGGATTTTGAGTATAAGTGGTACAGGAACTGTAATACATTATTTTAATATACCCGACTTACCACCGGGAGAAATAGAATCTGCTGTACAACTTGAAATGATGCAGGTAGTTCCTGGGGGAATAAGAAATCTTGAATATGATTACGTTTTTCTTCCCAACGGGAATAAAAAAACAATTCTTTTTATCGGCTACCATAAAGATAAGTGTGATTTTATTATTTCAACAATGCAGATGGCTGGTATTAAACCACTCGTTATGGATTATGATGGATTGGCCATTTTAAATAGTTTTACTTATTTACATGCTGAATATGAAGGAATAATATTTATTCTTAATGTTGGATATAAAACGACTAATCTTGTTATTGCAGAAAAAGACAAATTTATTCTTGTAAGAGACCTCCCTTTTGGTAGTAAAAATGTGATAGATACTATTGCTTTGGAAAAAAATATATCTTCAGAAGAAGCAGAGATATATATAAAGAAGGGAGAGAACAAAAATGAAATAAAAAAAATGATACCCGTAGTTATTTCAGATCTTATTACAGAAACAAGAGTAAGTATAGATTATTTCAAAAAAATTACTGAAAAGACAGCTCAATCATTATTCTTAACTGGCGGTGGCGCCTTTCTACCTGGATTGAAAGAATCTTTAGAGAAGGATATGAATATTCCTACTAATGTTTGGAATCCACTGGAAGAGATAGAGACAGAGATACCAATTCCTATAGATATAAAAGAAACAGGAACAATTTTTTCTATTTCTCTTGGGCTTATATTGAGAAAAATAAAATGA
- a CDS encoding ATPase, T2SS/T4P/T4SS family: MERKELGQILLEKGLITQEQLEDALLKQTLEKKFLGEILIEQRIVTKEQIIECLTDQKKSSFVDLSKIRGIKAEVVNLIPENIARRYNLIAIALEKDKLTIAMADPTDIVAIDTVRRNTNKQLRIVRAEKSQIEEFVEKYYGVNTDLSRTTSELEETGTDTEVVNVQQLKVAAEDPPIVKFVNSLFLEATEKRATDIHLEPQEDKISLRFRIDGALYHMPPPPRGAYSGIVTRLKILSNLDIGERRLPQDGRTKFRIGPREIDVRVSTLPTIYGEKIVLRLLHKQSLVKTLDTLGMEEEEANIYRSSLKKPYGMIIVTGPTGSGKTTTLYSGLNFINTPEKNIITIEDPVEYELAGINQVQVKPKIGLTFAEVLRSILRQDPDVIMVGEIRDLETAQISIQSALTGHLVISTLHTNDTISTVARLNYMGIPNYLIVDAVHLIMAQRLVRRICQNCLQEDIEGTEILKNMGIKVENKIYKGRGCGECNSTGYKGMIAIFEVLNLNKGDIKKQILKDTDEEALRELCIKYGFTTLKQAALKKVFAGITTVEELLSKTLT; encoded by the coding sequence ATGGAAAGGAAAGAGCTGGGTCAGATATTGTTAGAAAAAGGGCTTATTACTCAGGAACAACTTGAAGATGCACTCCTCAAGCAGACCTTAGAAAAAAAATTCCTAGGGGAGATTCTGATTGAACAAAGAATTGTTACAAAAGAGCAGATTATTGAGTGTCTAACAGACCAAAAGAAATCTAGTTTTGTTGACCTTTCAAAAATTAGAGGTATAAAAGCAGAAGTTGTAAATCTGATTCCTGAAAATATTGCAAGGAGATATAATCTTATTGCAATAGCTCTTGAAAAGGATAAATTAACTATTGCTATGGCTGATCCTACGGATATAGTGGCTATAGACACAGTAAGACGAAATACCAATAAGCAGTTAAGGATAGTAAGAGCAGAAAAAAGTCAGATAGAAGAGTTTGTTGAAAAATACTATGGAGTTAATACAGACCTATCCCGAACAACATCTGAATTAGAAGAGACAGGAACTGATACAGAAGTTGTAAATGTTCAACAATTAAAAGTAGCTGCTGAAGACCCACCCATAGTTAAATTTGTTAATTCTCTCTTTTTAGAAGCGACTGAGAAAAGGGCTACTGATATACATCTTGAACCACAAGAAGATAAAATCTCTTTACGTTTCAGGATAGATGGGGCACTATACCATATGCCTCCACCTCCAAGAGGGGCTTATTCTGGTATTGTTACGAGATTGAAAATACTTTCAAACCTTGATATAGGAGAAAGGCGTTTACCACAGGATGGAAGGACAAAATTCAGGATAGGTCCAAGAGAAATAGATGTAAGGGTTTCAACTTTACCTACTATATATGGAGAAAAAATTGTTTTACGGCTTTTACATAAACAATCACTTGTAAAGACACTCGATACACTTGGAATGGAAGAAGAAGAGGCAAATATTTACCGTTCTTCTTTAAAAAAACCATATGGAATGATTATCGTGACAGGACCAACTGGGTCAGGAAAAACAACTACTTTATATTCAGGACTTAATTTTATAAATACTCCTGAGAAGAATATTATAACTATTGAAGATCCAGTAGAATATGAACTTGCAGGAATTAACCAGGTTCAGGTAAAACCAAAAATAGGACTTACATTTGCAGAGGTTTTAAGAAGTATATTGAGACAGGACCCTGATGTAATAATGGTGGGAGAAATAAGGGACCTTGAGACAGCACAGATATCTATTCAATCAGCACTTACAGGCCATCTTGTAATAAGTACTTTGCATACAAATGATACTATTTCAACAGTAGCCCGTTTAAATTATATGGGTATTCCTAACTATCTTATAGTTGATGCAGTCCATCTTATTATGGCACAACGTCTTGTAAGAAGAATATGTCAAAATTGTTTACAGGAGGATATAGAAGGCACTGAAATTCTAAAAAATATGGGAATTAAAGTAGAGAATAAAATATATAAAGGTAGAGGTTGTGGAGAATGTAATTCTACCGGTTATAAAGGAATGATTGCCATTTTTGAAGTTCTAAACCTCAATAAAGGAGATATAAAAAAACAGATACTTAAGGATACTGATGAGGAAGCACTACGAGAACTGTGTATTAAATATGGATTTACAACTCTTAAGCAAGCAGCGTTAAAAAAAGTTTTTGCGGGAATAACTACTGTAGAAGAACTTTTAAGTAAGACACTTACATAA
- a CDS encoding prepilin-type N-terminal cleavage/methylation domain-containing protein, translated as MKKGITLIELLIAVVIVAIGLVAIVSFLYVSWKDWYINKGIKELQEDMDVAGLNIKAILEEANYYEIQDIITGSSPPTGRQIYTRYTQNGVNIWEKKFYRSENKLIMQDIKNGSSYPVINTLQDIKFSDVNLQDTGLTNTINVELTVSKFGKNFTNRFSVKVRNR; from the coding sequence ATGAAAAAGGGTATTACACTTATTGAATTACTTATTGCTGTTGTTATTGTAGCAATAGGATTGGTTGCAATTGTAAGTTTTTTATATGTATCATGGAAGGACTGGTATATAAATAAAGGAATAAAAGAACTTCAAGAAGATATGGATGTAGCAGGGCTAAATATAAAAGCAATTCTTGAAGAAGCAAACTATTATGAAATACAGGATATAATTACAGGTAGTTCTCCTCCAACGGGAAGACAAATCTATACACGATATACTCAAAATGGAGTGAATATCTGGGAAAAGAAGTTTTATCGTAGCGAAAATAAACTTATTATGCAGGATATTAAAAACGGAAGTAGTTACCCTGTCATAAACACACTTCAGGATATAAAATTTTCTGATGTCAATTTGCAAGATACAGGGTTAACAAATACCATAAATGTAGAGTTAACAGTGTCCAAATTCGGGAAAAACTTTACTAATAGATTTTCTGTAAAAGTAAGGAATAGATAG
- a CDS encoding tagaturonate epimerase family protein: MENFKKSYPDFRIYENSINEAGNKYIFLVSKDNSKFIVIGKTDFKFLPASENVDILLENFPFLKPTTCGLKRSFGFGDRLGISTPGHIRAVKDYPFFPLFAQQSVRELERTGRTFKDVRNSAVLGCFQEGYKDGFGADADHIKEIKYLKQAADAGFTFFTIDPSDKIHNPAVMSEEQKKYILGGYISAFEQNYLNRRYHIKKTSYLIDRDALEELVITYGEAIDHIEECYKFLKNHCKTFDFEVSVDETSIPTTPLAHIFIVEELQRRNINFQSIAFRFPGHFEKGIDYNGDINVLKETFIAHQTIREKMGNYKISLHSGSDKLSIYTLFKDIFGDKIHIKTSGTSWIEAVKLIAMKDFGLFLEILKNCLKDFKENSASYEISAKPEKIDLEEIKDISVEDLFRDNNIRQIIHISYGSILGKSNSKEVKERFLKILYKYEEEYHTLLKSHLDNHLRLI; encoded by the coding sequence ATGGAAAATTTTAAAAAATCTTATCCTGACTTTAGAATATATGAAAATTCTATAAATGAAGCAGGTAATAAATATATCTTTCTTGTTTCAAAGGATAATAGTAAATTTATAGTCATTGGAAAAACAGATTTCAAATTTCTTCCTGCGAGTGAGAATGTAGATATTCTTCTTGAAAATTTTCCTTTTTTAAAACCTACTACCTGTGGATTAAAAAGGTCTTTTGGCTTTGGTGACCGACTTGGAATTTCTACACCAGGACATATAAGAGCAGTTAAGGATTATCCCTTTTTTCCTTTATTTGCACAGCAGTCAGTAAGGGAATTAGAAAGAACAGGAAGAACTTTCAAAGATGTAAGGAACTCTGCTGTATTAGGATGTTTCCAGGAGGGATATAAAGATGGATTTGGGGCAGACGCAGACCATATAAAAGAGATTAAATATCTCAAACAGGCAGCAGATGCTGGCTTTACATTCTTCACAATAGACCCATCAGATAAGATACACAACCCTGCTGTTATGTCTGAAGAACAAAAAAAATATATTCTCGGTGGATATATATCTGCTTTTGAACAAAATTATCTTAACAGGAGATATCATATTAAAAAAACTTCATATCTAATAGATAGGGATGCCCTTGAAGAACTTGTTATTACCTATGGAGAGGCAATAGACCATATTGAAGAATGTTATAAGTTTTTGAAAAATCACTGTAAAACATTTGACTTTGAGGTCTCTGTAGATGAGACATCTATACCTACAACTCCTTTAGCACATATCTTTATTGTTGAAGAATTACAGAGAAGAAATATCAATTTCCAGAGTATTGCATTTAGATTTCCCGGACATTTTGAAAAAGGAATCGATTATAATGGAGATATAAATGTCCTGAAAGAAACATTTATAGCACATCAGACAATACGTGAAAAGATGGGAAATTATAAAATTTCATTACATTCAGGTAGTGATAAACTTTCTATATATACACTATTCAAGGATATATTTGGGGATAAAATCCATATAAAAACATCAGGTACAAGCTGGATTGAAGCCGTAAAACTCATTGCTATGAAGGACTTTGGACTTTTTCTTGAGATACTTAAAAATTGTCTTAAAGATTTTAAGGAAAATTCCGCTTCTTATGAGATATCAGCAAAACCAGAAAAAATAGATTTAGAAGAGATAAAAGATATTTCTGTAGAAGATTTATTTAGAGATAATAATATCAGACAGATTATACATATAAGTTATGGAAGCATACTCGGTAAAAGTAATAGTAAAGAAGTCAAAGAAAGGTTTTTAAAGATTTTATATAAATATGAAGAAGAATATCATACATTGCTTAAATCACATCTTGATAATCATTTGAGATTGATATAG
- the ligA gene encoding NAD-dependent DNA ligase LigA, which yields MEKPKVKKRIDELVEKINYYNHMYYVENNPVITDYEYDLLYRELLELENKYPQYKRSDSPTLKVGGKPLKEFATVSHKIPMLSMDNTYSEGELIDFDRRIKKAVGTSDVDYVVELKYDGVAVSLTYENGKFIRGASRGDGWTGDDITENLKTIKTLPLIIPYKNPIEVRGEVYMRKDTFHKINEERKKTGEVLFANPRNATAGSLKLLAPETVAKRNLQLFIYQGILEGFETHWEILEFLKTLHFPVSPHRKLAVDINEVITYCNEWEKKRNGLPYNIDGMVIKVNSISLQKILGTTSKSPRWAVAYKFPAQQGETTLKDVIVQVGRTGILTPVAILEPVQLSGTTVSRATLHNFDEVKRLGIKIMDRVFVEKSGEIIPQIVKAIPEKRTGNEEEIVIPEECPVCHSKVVKDEEEVAIRCPNVRCPAQVKERIIHFASRDAMDIEGLGEKWVNIFVDTGIISDYGDIYEKITYEKLINLERTGEKSIKNLLSAIERSKDRPLANLIFALGIRHVGIHTAEVIAENFSSIDELAQADIETLSSIREIGPVVAKSIVDFFSNKENLNVIEKLKKAGVKTKQEVSSGKSDKLAGLTFVITGTLKSYTRDEITGLIKKHGGKVTESVSGKTNYLICGDEPGSKLDKAKSLKIKIIGEDEFKQLIGE from the coding sequence ATGGAAAAACCAAAGGTAAAAAAAAGGATTGATGAACTGGTAGAGAAAATTAATTATTATAATCATATGTATTATGTAGAAAATAACCCTGTTATCACTGACTATGAATATGATCTTCTTTATCGGGAACTTCTAGAATTAGAAAATAAATATCCTCAGTATAAAAGAAGTGATTCTCCTACACTCAAGGTTGGGGGTAAACCACTGAAGGAATTTGCTACGGTCTCTCATAAGATCCCTATGTTAAGTATGGACAATACATACTCAGAGGGAGAACTTATTGATTTTGACAGAAGGATTAAAAAGGCAGTAGGTACGTCAGATGTGGACTATGTTGTTGAACTGAAGTATGATGGTGTTGCTGTTTCTCTTACTTACGAAAATGGAAAATTTATAAGAGGGGCAAGTAGAGGAGATGGATGGACAGGAGATGATATCACAGAAAATCTAAAGACAATAAAAACACTGCCACTCATTATTCCTTATAAAAACCCGATAGAGGTTCGTGGAGAGGTATATATGAGAAAAGATACCTTCCATAAGATAAATGAAGAAAGAAAAAAAACAGGGGAAGTATTATTTGCCAATCCGAGAAATGCTACTGCTGGTTCGTTAAAACTTCTTGCCCCTGAAACAGTTGCAAAAAGGAATCTACAGTTATTTATATATCAGGGTATTCTTGAAGGATTTGAGACACACTGGGAAATTCTTGAATTCCTTAAAACACTTCATTTTCCTGTCAGTCCTCACAGAAAACTTGCAGTGGATATAAATGAGGTAATTACATACTGTAATGAATGGGAGAAAAAAAGGAATGGACTTCCATATAATATAGATGGGATGGTAATAAAGGTAAATTCTATCTCTCTACAGAAAATTTTAGGGACAACTTCAAAATCTCCGAGATGGGCTGTTGCATATAAATTTCCTGCACAACAGGGTGAGACAACACTTAAAGACGTAATAGTACAGGTAGGTAGAACAGGAATTCTTACACCTGTTGCTATACTGGAACCAGTGCAGTTAAGCGGAACAACTGTTTCAAGGGCAACTCTCCATAACTTTGATGAGGTGAAACGGCTGGGTATTAAAATAATGGACAGGGTATTTGTAGAAAAAAGCGGTGAGATTATACCTCAGATAGTTAAAGCGATACCTGAAAAAAGAACAGGGAATGAAGAAGAGATAGTAATTCCTGAAGAATGTCCTGTATGCCATAGTAAAGTTGTGAAGGATGAAGAAGAGGTGGCTATAAGATGTCCCAACGTCAGATGTCCTGCACAGGTAAAAGAGAGAATAATACATTTTGCTTCAAGGGATGCAATGGACATAGAAGGACTTGGGGAGAAATGGGTAAATATCTTTGTGGATACAGGCATTATTTCTGACTATGGAGATATATACGAAAAAATCACCTATGAGAAACTTATTAATCTTGAAAGGACAGGAGAGAAATCAATCAAGAACCTACTCTCCGCTATTGAAAGAAGTAAAGATAGACCACTGGCAAACCTTATATTTGCACTCGGTATAAGACATGTAGGGATACATACAGCGGAGGTTATTGCTGAAAATTTCAGTTCTATTGATGAACTTGCACAGGCAGACATTGAAACTCTATCATCTATAAGAGAAATAGGTCCTGTAGTAGCAAAAAGTATAGTTGATTTTTTCAGTAATAAAGAAAATCTAAACGTTATTGAGAAACTTAAAAAAGCAGGGGTTAAAACAAAACAGGAAGTTTCATCAGGAAAGAGTGATAAATTAGCAGGTCTTACATTTGTTATCACAGGGACACTTAAAAGCTACACGAGAGATGAGATAACAGGTTTAATTAAAAAACATGGTGGTAAAGTAACAGAATCGGTATCTGGAAAAACAAACTATCTTATATGCGGGGACGAACCAGGTTCAAAACTTGATAAGGCAAAATCTCTCAAGATAAAAATTATTGGAGAGGATGAATTCAAACAACTTATCGGGGAATAA
- a CDS encoding type II secretion system F family protein: protein MARYYYVARDTKGNRIEGLLEAPSNIAVVTRLRNQNLFPVNIQIAEEKGLLLSKQKQQKLKKGRVNLKELALFTRQASTMLAAGVSITDTLDDLSTQTSNKYFSNVLQNIKSNIQEGDSFSSALSKHPKVFSPLYIALIKSGEESGNTAEVMKEIASDFEEQLILKSKVKQALSYPIVVLIFFIAVVFFVFLFLLPKFNEIFKSFNAQLPKFTLVILGISEFFISALPFILPFFFICFISFFIFNRTPAGREKIDRMKLRTPIFGPLILKVSLSRFSNSLATLLAGGVPIVSALDIVSKTVENKIVENAVLKVRKGVLQGALMGEEMKKYKIFPILLTRMVMVGEETGNIEEMLRRTAKFFKDEVDATLNVLTSILEPILIIGLAVIVGTIVIAIYLPIFNLAGSMR from the coding sequence ATGGCGAGATATTATTATGTAGCGAGAGATACAAAAGGAAATCGCATAGAAGGTCTTTTAGAAGCACCTTCAAATATTGCAGTTGTAACCCGACTGAGAAATCAAAATCTTTTTCCTGTAAATATACAGATCGCTGAAGAAAAAGGACTTTTATTATCTAAACAAAAACAGCAAAAGCTAAAGAAAGGACGGGTAAATCTTAAAGAGCTTGCTCTGTTTACCAGACAGGCGTCTACAATGCTTGCTGCAGGTGTTTCTATAACAGATACTCTTGACGATTTAAGTACACAAACGTCTAATAAATACTTTTCTAATGTTCTACAAAATATTAAGTCCAACATTCAAGAGGGAGATAGTTTTTCATCTGCACTTTCAAAACATCCTAAAGTGTTTTCTCCCCTTTATATTGCTTTAATTAAATCCGGAGAAGAAAGCGGTAATACCGCTGAAGTAATGAAAGAAATTGCTTCTGATTTTGAAGAACAGCTTATTTTAAAGAGCAAAGTTAAACAAGCATTAAGTTATCCTATAGTTGTTCTTATATTTTTTATTGCTGTAGTATTCTTTGTGTTTTTATTTCTACTGCCAAAATTCAATGAAATTTTTAAAAGTTTTAATGCCCAGCTTCCAAAATTTACTCTTGTAATATTAGGTATAAGTGAATTTTTTATTTCCGCCTTACCTTTTATACTCCCTTTCTTTTTTATTTGTTTTATTTCCTTTTTTATATTTAATAGGACCCCTGCTGGTAGAGAAAAGATTGATAGAATGAAATTAAGAACACCTATATTTGGTCCTTTAATTCTTAAAGTATCTCTTTCACGATTTTCAAATTCACTTGCAACATTACTTGCAGGAGGAGTTCCTATCGTATCAGCTCTTGATATCGTATCTAAAACTGTGGAGAATAAAATAGTAGAAAATGCAGTACTTAAAGTACGTAAAGGAGTATTACAAGGTGCTCTTATGGGTGAGGAAATGAAAAAGTATAAAATATTTCCTATCTTGCTTACCAGGATGGTTATGGTAGGAGAAGAAACCGGTAATATAGAAGAGATGTTAAGAAGAACAGCGAAATTTTTCAAGGATGAAGTAGATGCTACTTTGAATGTATTAACTTCAATTCTCGAGCCAATTTTGATAATTGGACTTGCTGTTATTGTAGGTACAATAGTAATTGCTATTTATCTTCCTATATTTAACTTAGCAGGTTCAATGAGATAA